TGATGCCGTCGGCGCGGATGACGGACGGGTCGGCGGGGACCGCCGCGGGCTTGGCCGGAAGCCGGGTGCGGGCTTGTGCGTCGGTGAGGAAGCTGGCCCAGTCTCCGAGGTACAGGCCGGTCTTGTAGGTCGAGTTGATGCCGGTGACGAGCGCGTTGAGCAGGAGTCGGCTGGTCTGGACGGCGATGACGGCGGTCCCTGCGGCGGCCAGCGGGATGCGTCCGGCGGCCACAAGCCACAGCAGGGCCGTATAGACGAGGAGGGTGGCGGTGCCGGCGAGGGCGTCGCCGAGCAGCTGGTAGCGGGCGGTGCTGCGCCCGACCCGGGCGGCGTGGTCCTCCAGGCGCCGGGTCACGGCGGTGAACTGCCCGAGCAGCCACGGGCGCATCGTGCATGCCCGGACGTCGAGGGCGGTGGCGCGCCCGGAGGTGGTGTAGATCAGGGTGTGCCGCAGGCGCCGGTCGGCCAGGGCGTGCCGCTCGGCGAGGTGGGCGGCGCGCGCGGCGCGGACGGCGGCGGCGCCGCGCGGGAGGACGGCGAGCAGCAGCAGGGGCAGCAGCAGCGGGTCGAGGCCGGTGAGGATGCCGGCCGAGGCGAGGATGCCCAGCAAGGCGGCGGCGACCGAGGTCAGGGCCTCGATCATCAGGTGGGCGTCCTTGGAGGCGCGGTTGGCGGCCTCGCTGTGGTCGCACCAGGCCGGGTCGTCGTAGGCGGCGAGCGGTACGCGGGTGGCGGCGCCCAGGTATTCGAGTTCGGCGAGGGAGTCGACGCGCGGACCGATCCGTGCGGTGGTGGCCACGGTGATCGCGCTGAGCAGGGAGCGGGCGATCGCGGCCGCCGTGATGACCGCGAGGGACGGCCACGCCTGCTGGAGCCGGTCCATCACGTGGCCGGGTGCGAACAGCGGGGTCAGCGCGCCGCGGGTGGCGTACAGGCCCACGGCCATCAGCGCTCCGGTGGCGACCTGGAGGACGGCCAGGCGGATCAGGGCGGTGCGGTCGGCTGTCCAGGCGAGGCGGAGCGCGGCCTGGGCAAGGGCGGGCAGGCGGCGGGCGATGGTGAGGAAGTCGTCGGCCAGGGCGTCGTCGTGGCGCTCGGCGCTGACGCTGTACTGCGGGACCGCCTCGCCCGCGTCGTGCGGCCGGCGAAGCAGCCGCCAGGGCCGAAGCCGCCGGCCGGCGGACGGGGGCGGGGTACTGGTGTCGCGGCTGGTCTGCGTGTCTGTCACATCCAGCGCAACGCTTCACCCGTACGGGTGGTTGCGGTGGCGAGAGGTGGCGAACCTTAGTGCGATCGTTCCACTTTCAGGGCAGGCGTGTAGGGCCATCGGTAGCTGGTGACCAGCAGCAGATACTTGCCCGTACCGAGCCCAGTGAGGCGTCGTCCATGCTCGCAGTCACAGGTTGTTCGCGTAGAAGCTGGTGAGTCGTTCGACGGCGGCGTCGACGTATGCGGGTTCGTCGTACATCTCGTAGTGGCCGGCGCCGTCGATCACCATGAGGTCGACGGGGTTGGGGGCCAGCTTCCACAGCTGCATGCCCATGTCGTAGGAGCCGGTGTTGCCGATGCGTCCGGCGAGGATCACCTGGAGCGGCTGGGTCATGAGCCGATCGGCCAGATGGAACGCGTCATAGCCCATCAGGAGGGAGTCGCTGCGCAGGAGGCGCAGATTCGTGGAGCGCTCGTGCCCGCCGCGCTCGGTGCGGTAGTAGGTGATCGCCTGAGTGGTGTCGATGTCGGTCAGGCCCGCTGTCGCGGCGTCCTCGAGGGTGTCGGGCAGCCAGTTCACACGGGCCGTCTCGCCGGCGCGGGCCTCTTCGGTCCGTGCGTCCGCGAGGGCGTCGAGGGCTACGACCGGACCGTCGGGCTGGAAGCGCCGGAGGGCGGCGCCGATGTTGACGGGGACGACCGTGCCGACCGCTTTGATGCGGTGGTCTGTGCGGGCGGTGTGCACGGCGTAGCCCCCACCGGCGCAGATGCCGAGGACGCCGATGCGCCGCGGGTCGATGCCGGGGGTCGTGGTGAGCATGTCGATGGCGTAGGAGATGTCCTCGCCACGGCGGTAGGGGTCTTCGAGGTCGCGGGGCTCGCCCTGGCTCTCGCCCTGGT
The Streptomyces misionensis genome window above contains:
- a CDS encoding alpha/beta hydrolase, coding for MLLHLTIPRGPIELAADLHLPDDAHNGTPLPAVVLSTPGSSVKEQIGANYASRLAARGIAALVFDPAHQGESQGEPRDLEDPYRRGEDISYAIDMLTTTPGIDPRRIGVLGICAGGGYAVHTARTDHRIKAVGTVVPVNIGAALRRFQPDGPVVALDALADARTEEARAGETARVNWLPDTLEDAATAGLTDIDTTQAITYYRTERGGHERSTNLRLLRSDSLLMGYDAFHLADRLMTQPLQVILAGRIGNTGSYDMGMQLWKLAPNPVDLMVIDGAGHYEMYDEPAYVDAAVERLTSFYANNL
- a CDS encoding ABC transporter ATP-binding protein; translated protein: MTDTQTSRDTSTPPPSAGRRLRPWRLLRRPHDAGEAVPQYSVSAERHDDALADDFLTIARRLPALAQAALRLAWTADRTALIRLAVLQVATGALMAVGLYATRGALTPLFAPGHVMDRLQQAWPSLAVITAAAIARSLLSAITVATTARIGPRVDSLAELEYLGAATRVPLAAYDDPAWCDHSEAANRASKDAHLMIEALTSVAAALLGILASAGILTGLDPLLLPLLLLAVLPRGAAAVRAARAAHLAERHALADRRLRHTLIYTTSGRATALDVRACTMRPWLLGQFTAVTRRLEDHAARVGRSTARYQLLGDALAGTATLLVYTALLWLVAAGRIPLAAAGTAVIAVQTSRLLLNALVTGINSTYKTGLYLGDWASFLTDAQARTRLPAKPAAVPADPSVIRADGITFSYPGADRPALENVSVTIRRGEVLAIVGANGSGKSTLAKLLAGLYTPTHGTVTWDDVNLATADPEQVWSRLAMLPQDIARWQVTARENITLGQGDGDDQAVLAAAKASGADDVIARLPDGLDTNLAPSHWGGRDLSGGQWQRLAGARAFYRTDAPLLICDEPTSALDPRTEEAVYDRIRALSEDRTVVLITHRLGSTRAADRIIVLDGGHLLEEGTHESLLEQEGEYAAMWRAQARTYSDQPQT